The bacterium genome has a window encoding:
- a CDS encoding type I restriction endonuclease subunit R — RTKDKTSILEDVDFELELIHQDVINVKYILELLAQLYDADEDEEPKIRKLFLDTVAGEVEYRNKRELIEKFIANNLPKLDSSAEIPDNCEEFWEQERATAFEKLCKEEQLNQDKTKKVIDRYVYTGEPPLVDPDIVDLIERPLKIAERGPTKIRVFEKIKDYVETFIYGMAA, encoded by the coding sequence ACAGAACAAAAGATAAGACTTCAATTCTTGAGGATGTTGATTTCGAGTTGGAATTGATTCACCAAGATGTCATCAACGTAAAGTATATCTTGGAGCTTTTGGCTCAGCTCTACGATGCAGACGAGGACGAGGAGCCTAAGATTAGAAAGTTGTTTCTGGATACTGTTGCCGGTGAGGTTGAATACAGAAATAAAAGAGAGTTGATTGAAAAATTTATAGCAAACAATCTGCCCAAGTTGGATTCTTCAGCGGAAATTCCAGACAACTGTGAGGAGTTTTGGGAACAAGAGCGTGCGACGGCGTTTGAGAAGCTTTGCAAGGAAGAACAGCTGAATCAAGACAAAACAAAGAAAGTTATCGATCGATATGTCTACACCGGGGAGCCTCCGTTAGTAGACCCTGATATCGTAGATTTGATTGAGAGACCACTTAAGATAGCCGAAAGAGGTCCAACGAAAATACGAGTTTTTGAGAAAATCAAAGACTACGTAGAGACTTTTATATACGGAATGGCTGCTTGA